From Medicago truncatula cultivar Jemalong A17 chromosome 7, MtrunA17r5.0-ANR, whole genome shotgun sequence, a single genomic window includes:
- the LOC25499062 gene encoding SKP1-like protein 1B encodes MSSTTKKITLKSSDNETFEVPEAVALESQTIKYMIEDDCTDNGIPVPNVTGQILAKVIEYCKKHVDAASSDEKPSEDDLKNWDAEFVKVDQATLFGLILAANYLNIKSLLDLTCQTVADMIKGKTPEEIRKTFNIKNDFTSEEEEEIRRENQWAFE; translated from the coding sequence ATGTCTTCAACCACCAAGAAGATCACTCTCAAGAGTTCCGACAACGAAACCTTTGAGGTTCCCGAGGCGGTGGCACTTGAATCGCAGACGATCAAGTACATGATCGAGGACGATTGTACCGACAACGGAATTCCAGTTCCTAACGTGACCGGTCAGATATTGGCGAAGGTGATAGAATACTGTAAGAAGCATGTTGATGCCGCGAGTTCCGATGAAAAACCATCCGAAGATGATCTTAAGAATTGGGATGCTGAATTCGTAAAGGTTGATCAGGCTACGCTTTTCGGTCTCATTCTTGCTGCAAATTACTTGAATATCAAGAGTCTACTGGATCTTACCTGCCAGACTGTGGCGGACATGATCAAAGGGAAGACGCCGGAGGAAATTCGAAAGACTTTtaatatcaagaatgatttcaCTTcggaggaagaggaagaaattCGTAGGGAAAATCAATGGGCATTTGAATGA
- the LOC25499063 gene encoding uncharacterized protein: MLYFTNFTVIKNPSNISIELGYFSLFPLPISISISDFPLPLVSTNLIFPLPFHHPSLSINQSLCLLKTHLSQRTTLSLSTYLVFCYTETVTSFFASDKIEYIREAMALNSQSKKKFEAPFHSFVTLAAVVHLFLICYSSRKRKRNKKQKGLTQEVGVI; encoded by the exons ATGCTTTATTTCACAAATTTCACGGTAATAAAAAACCCCTCCAACATCTCAATCGAATTGGGTTATTTTTCACTTTTCCCTCtcccaatttcaatttcaatttcagatTTTCCCTTACCTCTTGTCTCTACCAATTTGATTTTTCCTCTTCCCTTCCACCACCCATCTCTCTCCATCAACCAATCTCTTTGTTTGCTGAAGACTCATCTCTCACAG AGAACCACTCTCTCACTATCTACATATCTGGTTTTCTGTTATACGGAAACGGTGACGTCCTTCTTTGCCAGCGacaaaattgaatatataaG GGAGGCAATGGCATTGAATTCTCAATCGAAAAAGAAATTTGAGGCACCCTTCCATTCTTTTGTTACATTG gCTGCTGTAGTCCACTTATTTCTGATCTGTTACAGTTcaagaaagaggaagagaaataAGAAGCAAAAGGGATTAACTCAAGAG GTTGGAGTGATATAA